One genomic region from Xyrauchen texanus isolate HMW12.3.18 chromosome 16, RBS_HiC_50CHRs, whole genome shotgun sequence encodes:
- the LOC127657197 gene encoding gap junction epsilon-1 protein-like, with amino-acid sequence MASAQPPNFSWVDPGKVAGLAMPRMTAHYQYLLNNGIKHLVTLSDRKPPYHDTCPDLTLHHIKIHDFCAPTFDQIKRFLSIVEEANARGEGVAVHCMHGFGRTGTMLACYLVKSRKISGIDAINEIRSIRGGSIETREQEQIVVQFYQQNKLRPPTVIGQFHTLFFGSVRMFFLGVLGFAVYGNEALHFSCDPERRELNIFCYNQFRPVTPQVFWALQLVTVLVPGAVFHLYAAYKNIDQEDILEQPTYTVFYIISVLLRIVLEVAAFWLQSRLFGFLVHSLYFCDASSLEKAFNLTKCMVPEHFEKTIFLSAMYIFTIITMILCMAEIFEILCRRQGYLANQ; translated from the exons ATGGCATCAGCTCAACCACCAAACTTTTCCTGGGTGGATCCTGGTAAGGTGGCAGGGCTGGCAATGCCCAGAATGACCGCCCATTATCAGTACCTGCTTAACAATGGCATTAAGCATCTGGTGACCTTGAGTGACCGCAAACCTCCTTACCATGACACCTGTCCAGACTTGACCCTTCACCACATCAAGATACATGACTTCTGCGCTCCAACATTTGATCAGATCAAGCGGTTCTTGTCTATAGTGGAGGAGGCCAATGCAAGAGGAGAG GGTGTTGCGGTGCACTGTATGCACGGGTTTGGAAGGACAGGAACGATGCTCGCCTGCTACCTGGTGAAAAGCCGGAAAATCAGTGGAATTGACGCCATTAATGAGATCAGAAGCATTAGGGGAGGGTCCATTGAAACCAGAGAGCAGGAACAAATTGTGGTGCAGTTTTATCAACAAAACAAG CTCCGGCCTCCAACTGTGATTGGTCAGTTCCACACCCTGTTTTTTGGCTCTGTGCGCATGTTCTTCCTGGGTGTTCTGGGGTTTGCAGTTTACGGGAATGAGGCCCTTCACTTTAGCTGTGATCCTGAAAGACGAGAGCTCAACATCTTCTGTTACAATCAGTTTAGACCCGTGACGCCCCAG GTGTTTTGGGCTCTTCAGCTGGTGACTGTGCTCGTTCCAGGGGCTGTGTTCCATCTTTATGCGGCCTATAAAAACATTGACCAAGAGGATATTCTTGAACAACCAACATACACTGTGTTCTACATCATATCTGTCCTCTTGCGAATCGTCCTGGAGGTGGCAGCATTCTGGCTTCAGAGTCGCCTCTTTGGATTCCTGGTTCATTCGTTGTACTTCTGTGATGCCAGTTCACTGGAGAAAGCTTTCAACTTGACCAAGTGTATGGTCCCCGAGCACTTCGAAAAGACCATCTTCCTCAGTGCAATGTACATTTTCACCATTATCACCATGATTTTGTGTATGGCTGAGATATTTGAAATACTCTGCAGAAGGCAGGGCTATCTAGCAAATCAATGA
- the txlnbb gene encoding taxilin beta b: MEICSQPTNGDPKADVTQDFTDDLDQQLEDIINTYQVTEQPGEPEDVEEEVVTDGKEAGKAKDQKLEKKMLKSLGKEAMQLMQSLNKLGTPEQKLEALIKKHAELLEEHRSDQKQLKVLQKKLLQVLKEKDQLQSEHSRAVLARSKLEGLCRELQRHNKTLKEETLQRCREDELKRKEITTHFQSTLTDIQAQIEEHSSRNNKLCQENSDLADKLKDLISKYDQREANLEKVFKHRDLQQKLLETKLTQANLMLKDSEERHKREKEHLLKQTAEAKIHVKLLKEQENDMKTQLAVYSEKFDEFQGTVSKSNGVYASFKQDMDKMAKRMKKLEKEAMAWKSRFDGCNKALVDMVTDKALKEKEFELFTLKTQKLENLCRALQDERKTLQQKLQSSQQPGVDATVATEQVPTENKGVTEATEEITVIKDEVAAKTEMVTQDAPKEPTSESSVEATPLTKELANLKAEKARLQELAASFTIQRHLPLEDCEDSNSCEFSDGTDTPQDGQQATGGDAELEQNFTEEMGPITDTLSEEQQELRDKDMQSVD; the protein is encoded by the exons ATGGAGATCTGTTCCCAACCTACTAATGGTGACCCCAAGGCTGATGTCACCCAAGACTTCACTGATGATCTGGATCAGCAGCTGGAGGACATTATCAACACCTATCAGGTGACTGAACAGCCCGGTGAACCTGAGGATGTGGAGGAAGAGGTCGTCACAGACGGGAAAGAAGCAGGCAAAGCCAAAGACCAGAAGCTGGAGAAGAAGATGTTAAAAAGTCTTG GGAAGGAAGCCATGCAGCTCATGCAAAGCCTGAATAAACTCGGAACCCCTGAGCAGAAACTGGAGGCTCTCATTAAAAAACATGCTGAACTG TTGGAGGAGCATCGCTCTGATCAGAAACAGTTGaaggttctgcagaagaaacttCTCCAGGTGTTGAAAGAGAAAGACCAGCTGCAGAGTGAACACAGCAGAGCCGTACTGGCCCGCAGTAAACTAGAAGGCCTGTGCAGGGAGCTGCAAAGACACAACAAGACATTAAAG GAGGAAACTCTACAGAGGTGCCGTGAAGATGAACTGAAGAGGAAGGAAATCACCACGCATTTCCAGAGCACCCTCACAGACATCCAGGCCCAAATCGAGGAGCACAGCAGCCGTAACAACAAACTGTGCCAAGAGAACAGTGACCTGGCTGATAAACTCAAGGATCTCATTTCTAAATATGACCAACGAGAAGCG AATCTTGAAAAAGTGTTCAAACACAGAGACCTGCAGCAGAAATTACTGGAGACAAAACTCACACAGGCCAACTTGATGCTGAAAGACTCAGAAGAGCGACACAAACGGGAGAAGGAGCAT TTATTGAAGCAGACTGCAGAAGCCAAAATACATGTGAAACTTCTCAAAGAACAGGAGAATGACATGAAGACCCAG CTTGCTGTATATTCTGAGAAGTTTGATGAATTCCAAGGAACGGTATCTAAGAGTAACGGTGTGTATGCTAGCTTCAAGCAGGACATGGACAAG ATGGCCAAAAGGATGAAAAAGCTTGAGAAAGAGGCGATGGCTTGGAAATCCCGTTTTGATGGCTGCAATAAAGCTCTTGTTGATATGGTTACAGAT AAAGCACTGAAGGAGAAGGAGTTTGAACTCTTCACCCTGAAGACCCAGAAACTGGAGAATCTCTGTAGAGCTCTTCAGGATGAGAGGAAAACCCTGCAACAGAAGCTCCAAAGTTCCCAACAGCCTGGAGTCGATGCCACAGTTGCAACCGAGCAGGTCCCTACTGAGAACAAGGGTGTTACAGAAGCCACAGAggaaattacagtaattaaagaTGAAGTGGCAGCCAAAACAGAAATGGTCACCCAAGATGCCCCCAAAGAACCAACCAGTGAGTCCTCTGTAGAGGCAACGCCTTTGACCAAAGAGCTCGCCAATCTGAAGGCTGAGAAAGCTCGGCTACAAGAGCTAGCGGCAAGTTTTACTATCCAACGCCACTTGCCGCTAGAGGACTGTGAGGACTCAAACAGCTGTGAATTTTCTGATGGCACAGACACCCCTCAAGATGGGCAACAGGCTACAGGGGGCGACGCTGAACTTGAGCAGAACTTTACAGAGGAGATGGGCCCCATCACAGACACACTGTCTGAAGAGCAGCAAGAGCTTAGAGACAAAGATATGCAGTCAGTTGATTAA